A window from Pseudomonas sp. MRSN 12121 encodes these proteins:
- a CDS encoding alpha/beta hydrolase — protein MSDTPTIVLVHGFWGGAAHWNKVIGELLQRGHTRIRAVELPLTSLAEDVERTRKLVAQQEGQVLLVGHSYGGAVISAAGLAPNVAGLVYIAAFAPDAGESPGGITQQHPPVAAANLQPDSDGYLWVKPELFHESFCQDLPEREGLIMGLTQKAPLASTFGDTLGDPAWKHRPSWYQISTEDRMIAPQNQQRMAARLGARKIISLEASHASLASRATEVADLIDEAAKALAQG, from the coding sequence ATGAGCGATACACCCACGATTGTGCTGGTCCACGGTTTCTGGGGCGGCGCCGCCCACTGGAACAAGGTCATAGGCGAACTGCTGCAACGCGGCCACACGCGGATTCGCGCGGTCGAGCTGCCGCTGACCTCGCTGGCCGAGGATGTCGAACGCACCCGCAAGCTGGTGGCGCAGCAGGAAGGCCAGGTGCTGCTGGTCGGCCATTCCTATGGCGGCGCGGTGATCAGCGCGGCCGGCCTGGCGCCGAATGTCGCGGGCCTGGTGTACATCGCCGCGTTCGCCCCCGATGCCGGGGAAAGCCCGGGCGGCATCACCCAGCAGCACCCGCCTGTGGCCGCCGCCAACCTGCAGCCCGACAGCGACGGTTACCTCTGGGTCAAGCCGGAGCTGTTCCATGAAAGTTTCTGCCAGGACCTGCCGGAGCGCGAGGGGCTGATCATGGGCCTGACCCAGAAGGCGCCGCTGGCCAGCACCTTCGGCGACACCCTGGGCGACCCGGCGTGGAAGCACCGGCCCTCCTGGTACCAGATCTCCACCGAAGACCGCATGATCGCGCCGCAGAACCAGCAGCGCATGGCGGCGCGCCTGGGCGCGCGCAAGATCATCAGCCTGGAGGCCAGCCATGCGTCCCTGGCGTCCCGGGCCACCGAGGTCGCCGATCTGATCGACGAAGCGGCAAAGGCCCTGGCCCAGGGCTGA
- a CDS encoding endonuclease/exonuclease/phosphatase family protein, with the protein MNTDSTRRPVPPADDASAIRRLRILTVNTHKGFTALNRRFILPELRDAVRSTQADLVFLQEVLGEHERHASRYNNWPQQSQYEFLADSMWSDYAYGRNAVYPDGHHGNALLSKYPIRQYRNLDVSITGPERRGLLHCVLDVPGHAEVHAICVHLSLLEGHRQLQLALLGQLLESLPDDAPVIIAGDFNDWQLHGNATLARRDDLHEAFERHQGRPAKTYPARWPLLRLDRIYLRNARSHAPRILGHKPWTHLSDHLPLTVEVHL; encoded by the coding sequence GTGAATACCGATTCCACCAGGCGCCCTGTCCCGCCGGCGGACGACGCTTCGGCGATCCGTCGCCTGCGAATCCTGACCGTCAACACCCACAAGGGCTTCACCGCCCTGAACCGCCGTTTCATCCTGCCGGAGCTGCGCGACGCGGTGCGCAGCACCCAGGCCGACCTGGTGTTTCTCCAGGAGGTGTTGGGCGAGCACGAGCGCCATGCCAGCCGCTACAACAACTGGCCGCAGCAGTCGCAATACGAATTTCTCGCCGACAGCATGTGGAGCGACTATGCCTACGGGCGCAACGCGGTCTATCCCGACGGTCACCACGGCAACGCCCTGCTGTCGAAATACCCGATCCGCCAGTACCGCAACCTCGACGTCTCGATTACCGGCCCCGAGCGCCGCGGGTTGCTGCATTGCGTGCTGGATGTGCCGGGGCACGCCGAGGTGCACGCCATCTGCGTGCACCTGAGCCTGCTGGAAGGCCATCGCCAGTTGCAGTTGGCGCTGCTGGGCCAGTTGCTCGAATCCCTGCCCGACGACGCGCCGGTGATCATCGCCGGCGACTTCAACGACTGGCAGTTGCATGGCAACGCCACCCTCGCCCGGCGCGACGACCTGCACGAAGCCTTCGAACGCCACCAGGGCCGCCCGGCCAAGACCTACCCGGCGCGCTGGCCGCTGCTGCGCCTGGACCGCATCTACCTGCGCAACGCCCGCAGCCACGCGCCGAGGATCCTCGGCCACAAACCCTGGACGCACCTGTCGGACCACCTGCCGCTGACCGTGGAAGTACACCTCTGA